The proteins below are encoded in one region of Gopherus flavomarginatus isolate rGopFla2 chromosome 12, rGopFla2.mat.asm, whole genome shotgun sequence:
- the LOC127032830 gene encoding olfactory receptor 10A7-like, whose protein sequence is MKTRQETVGRNSTTVTGFILLGFSDIPSLQHLFFLVFLVTYIVTLAGNLLIIVLTLADPALHTPMYFFLRNLSFLEMCYTSVNVPKMLGNLFSGDKAISFIGCAMQTYFTFFLGGSECFLLASMAYDRYVAICKSLHYPVVMNRKVSTGLAAGSWLSGLLMSFGLTSMVFILPFCRSHEINHFFCDIPPLLKQACGDTSRNEMAVFMVAMSFDTFPFMLILMSYVCIISTILRMPSREGRRKSFSTCSSHLIVVTLFYGSACIMYLKPNSSYSPNTDKFLSLSYTIITPMLNPIIYSLRNKEVKGAFWRMVQRRRFH, encoded by the coding sequence ATGAAAACTAGACAAGAAACAGTGGGAAGAAACAGCACAACAGTCACTGGATTCATTCTCCTCGGTTTTTCTGACATTCCTAGCCTGcagcatttattttttttggtgtttCTGGTCACCTACATAGTCACCTTGGCTGGAAACCTTCTAATCATTGTCCTCACATTGGCTGACCCAGCCCTTcatacccccatgtacttcttcctcagGAACCTGTCCTTCCTGGAGATGTGCTACACATCAGTCAATGTCCCCAAGATGCTTGGAAATCTGTTCTCTGGGGATAAAGCCATCTCTTTCATTGGCTGTGCTATGCAAACCTATTTCACCTTTTTCCTTGGTGGGTCAGAGTGTTTTCTCTTGGCGTCCATGGCCTACGATCGCTATGTTGCAATATGCAagtctctgcattaccctgtggtTATGAACAGGAAGGTGTCCACTGGACTGGCTGCTGGATCCTGGCTCAGTGGTCTCCTCATGTCCTTTGGTCTCACCAGCATGGTATTCATCCTACCCTTCTGCAGATCCCACGAGATTaatcatttcttctgtgacatcccTCCACTGCTGAAGCAGGCGTGTGGAGACACCTCCCGTAATGAAATGGCTGTCTTCATGGTGGCTATGTCCTTTGACACCTTTCCCTTCATGCTGATCCTCATGTCCTACGTCtgcatcatctccaccatcctgaggaTGCCATCCAGGGAGGGCAGGAGGAAgtccttctccacctgctcctcacacctcattgtggtgacatTGTTCTATGGCTCCGCTTGCATTATGTATCTGAAGCCCAATTCCTCCTACTCACCAAACACAGACAAGTTTCTCTCTCTGTCCTACACAATTATCACGCccatgctaaaccccatcatctacagcctgaggaacaaggaggtgaaggGAGCATTCTGGAGAATGGTGCAGAGAAGAAGGTTCCATTGA